A single region of the Montipora capricornis isolate CH-2021 chromosome 13, ASM3666992v2, whole genome shotgun sequence genome encodes:
- the LOC138030785 gene encoding dentin matrix acidic phosphoprotein 1-like produces the protein MVDPAHFVHIEQPSEDLVNEVKTDVTEDTTRDENESATVGQEALPKEDTSDNDRQEDTIKPADEKDKAQEELEEQTEEQRGVTSVLEVNEEPAVAVEDSCCTVVSDAVVEKIADSLGAGEVCQDEITEKDVQAAEVQNVSESESAVVGNGTQEEGVEANSGAEQVTETDAGAQELVAEADSGAEIVPGEESGAEAKVEAKENTGAREVVAEADIAAQEGIVEANSGDIAVVTEEEGRAEEVLAEEKEKESEVEVAAQDVVAEVDSSVQAVVTEAGSGVQVVKAVVENETQEVGAAAESVAQEGISEADSCVEEGKAKVGSHAQESVPEEDREAQAVVAEAESGVQAEVAEEESSAQEAVAEVDSGTQKVKAEVEIDAEGVVVPEGAAQGVVIETDSGCQQVVGEEDSSAQEVVEEGDKGAQAVVPEGDSGVQELIVETDSTSGAQKVIADADKGDQEVAPDADKEVEKVVVEEDSGSQVTEAEHGVHEQAAEADSNVLGVIADACSEAQEVACEEQGGTQVVAGEAESGAKEFVAEAESVTKETGVETVSGVLEVEANENSSAQEKAAEAKSEEDSGEQEVTTEADSDACTQNVAAEGASGTQEVISEADSDACTQNVAAEGASGTQEVIPEGESGLEEMTTKPEIGGQKDSDSQAEENSSAQEAAFEADNNTQELASEANISALCAADNADTSPLEARDVTNSEVSTDQNIGVHIVVTEADVGHQEGGNEQGKAAETMTLSSSQEEETQEDSSAQETMVKADKFVEETADIASSTNQDAAGVGDGAPQEVASAIVSGAESVAKEENDSLAEAAATEEVVPEADGNTQEKVKEEQPKIIVNTEVGESDQGGGQKKEESGNEGMKADSAESEENSKTDQKGSNAVLVEEKAAEKEEMG, from the exons ATGGTTGACCCAGCTCATTTTGTGCATATTGAACAACCCTCAG AAGATCTTGTGAATGAAGTTAAAACTGATGTTACTGAAGACACAACAAGGGATGAAAATGAGTCTGCAACTGTTGGACAGGAGGCTCTTCCAAAGGAAGATACATCTGACAATGATAGACAAGAGGATACAATCAAACCTGCTGATGAAAAAGACAAGGCTCAGGAGGAACTTGAAGAGCAGACTGAGGAACAAAGGGGAGTGACCAGTGTTCTGGAAGTCAATGAGGAGCCTGCTGTAGCTGTTGAAGACAGCTGTTGTACTGTTGTTTCAGATGCTGTGGTTGAAAAGATTGCTGACTCTCTGGGAGCAGGAGAAGTCTGTCAAGATGAGATCACTGAAAAGGATGTACAGGCAGCAGAGGTTCAAAACGTGAGTGAAAGTGAATCTGCTGTTGTAGGCAATGGTACTCAGGAAGAGGGGGTGGAGGCAAACAGTGGTGCTGAACAGGTGACTGAAACAGATGCAGGGGCTCAGGAACTGGTCGCTGAAGCTGACAGTGGTGCTGAGATAGTACCAGGAGAGGAAAGTGGGGCTGAGGCTAAGGTGGAGGCTAAAGAAAACACTGGTGCCAGGGAGGTGGTGGCAGAAGCTGACATCGCTGCTCAGGAGGGGATTGTTGAAGCAAACAGTGGGGATATAGCTGTGGTAACTGAAGAAGAAGGCAGGGCAGAGGAAGTGTTAGctgaagagaaagagaaagagtcTGAAGTAGAGGTTGCTGCTCAGGACGTGGTAGCTGAAGTAGACAGTAGTGTACAAGCGGTGGTAACTGAAGCAGGTAGTGGTGTGCAGGTGGTTAAAGCTGTGGTAGAAAATGAGACACAGGAGGTGGGAGCTGCAGCAGAAAGTGTTGCTCAGGAAGGGATCTCAGAGGCAGACAGCTGCGTTGAGGAGGGGAAAGCAAAAGTAGGCAGCCATGCCCAGGAGTCAGTACCTGAAGAGGATCGTGAGGCTCAGGCTGTGGTAGCTGAAGCGGAAAGTGGGGTTCAGGCTGAAGTAGCTGAAGAAGAAAGCAGTGCCCAGGAGGCAGTTGCTGAAGTAGACAGTGGGACTCAGAAGGTAAAGGCTGAAGTAGAGATTGATGCAGAGGGAGTAGTAGTTCCTGAAGGTGCTGCACAGGGTGTGGTCATTGAGACAGATAGTGGATGTCAGCAGGTGGTAGGGGAAGAAGATAGTAGTGCCCAGGAGGTGGTAGAGGAAGGGGACAAAGGGGCTCAGGCAGTGGTGCCTGAGGGAGACAGTGGAGTCCAGGAGTTGATAGTTGAAACTGACAGTACTAGTGGAGCTCAGAAGGTGATAGCTGATGCAGACAAGGGGGACCAGGAGGTTGCACCTGATGCAGACAAAGAGGTTGAGAAGGTGGTAGTGGAAGAAGATAGTGGATCTCAGGTAACTGAAGCTGAGCATGGTGTTCATGAGCAGGCAGCAGAAGCAGACAGTAATGTACTGGGGGTAATAGCTGATGCATGCAGTGAGGCTCAGGAGGTGGCATGTGAAGAACAAGGTGGTACTCAAGTGGTGGCAGGGGAGGCAGAAAGTGGTGCAAAGGAGTTTGTGGCTGAGGCAGAGAGTGTTACCAAGGAGACTGGAGTTGAGACAGTCAGTGGTGTGCTGGAAGTGGAGGCCAATGAAAATAGTAGTGCCCAAGAAAAAGCAGCTGAGGCAAAATCTGAAGAAGACAGTGGTGAACAAGAGGTAACAACTGAGGCAGACAGTGATGCATGTACTCAGAATGTGGCAGCTGAGGGAGCTAGTGGTACTCAGGAGGTGATATCTGAGGCAGACAGTGATGCATGTACTCAGAATGTGGCAGCTGAGGGAGCTAGTGGTACTCAGGAGGTGATACCTGAGGGAGAGAGTGGTTTAGAGGAAATGACAACAAAGCCAGAAATTGGTGGACAGAAAGACAGTGATTCCCAAGCTGAGGAAAACAGTAGTGCCCAGGAAGCCGCTTTTGAAGCTGACAATAATACTCAGGAGTTGGCTTCTGAGGCAAATATTAGTGCTCTTTGTGCAGCAGATAATGCAGACACCAGTCCCTTGGAAGCAAGAGATGTGACAAATAGTGAAGTGTCAACTGACCAAAACATTGGTGTCCATATAGTAGTCACTGAAGCAGATGTTGGGCACCAGGAAGGAGGAAATGAACAAGGCAAAGCTGCAGAGACAATGACACTCAGCTCTTCTCAGGAAGAAGAAACTCAGGAAGACAGTAGTGCGCAGGAGACCATGGTCAAGGCAGACAAATTTGTTGAAGAAACAGCAGATATAGCTTCCAGCACTAATCAAGATGCTGCAGGTGTGGGAGATGGTGCCCCGCAGGAAGTTGCATCTGCGATTGTCAGTGGTGCTGAAAGTGTAGCAAAGGAAGAGAATGATTCACTTGCAGAGGCTGCAGCTACTGAAGAGGTGGTGCCCGAGGCAGATGGTAATACTCAAGAAAAGGTCAAAGAGGAGCAACCTAAGATAATAGTTAACACTGAAGTCGGGGAAAGTGATCAAGGAGGAGGTCAAAAAAAGGAAGAATCGGGAAACGAAGGGATGAAAGCGGACAGTGCTGAATCAGAGGAAAATTCCAAAACTGACCAGAAGGGCTCCAATGCTGTATTGGTGGAAGAAAAAGCTGCAGAAAAGGAAGAAATGGGGTGA
- the LOC138028620 gene encoding neuromodulin-like — protein sequence MAVQYAPMKLRVPPGFQNLLEGLAREVLREQPEDIIHFAAQYFKNQLQIRDETGKDDAKKGDQMEKLQQEEEIDIDLADPEVQKAATKIQATFRGHKTRGDVKKHKDEEAAAVKIQASFRGHQARERVKEIKLSRSKELISEDVEATEADMLGKDSAEEAVPEEAGQAEESEAQEPVQEIVVEDESKVPEIQENAEVSEPAAEDQVEEKADVTGKEEAEEAVGEEVAGETVAEEAGVVSDAQPDGDEGGLAGGEAEQVDIDLNDPELHSAAVKIQASFRGHKVREEVRVLKSSESSHQADNEVALEEKAEVGESLSESADAEASVAEEGENSKPSED from the exons ATGGCAGTGCAATACGCTCCTATGAAACTGAGGGTTCCACCTGGCTTTCAGAACTTATTGGAAGGTTTGGCACGGGAGGTGTTGCGCGAACAGCCAGAGGACATCATTCACTTCGCTGCACAGTATTTCAAAAACCAGCTGCAAATCCGAGACG AAACTGGAAAGGATGATGCCAAGAAAGGTGATCAGATGGAAAAGCTACAGCAAGAAGAAGAAATTGACATTGATTTGGCTGATCCAGAAGTCCAAAAAGCTGCTACGAAAATTCAAGCTACCTTCCGAGGTCACAAAACTCGGGGAGATGTTAAGAAGCACAAAGATGAGGAGGCTGCGGCTGTTAAGATTCAGGCCAGCTTTAGAGGTCACCAGGCTAGAGAGAGGGTCAAAGAGATCAAGCTTTCCAGAAGCAAAGAACTGATATCTGAAGATGTGGAAGCCACAGAAGCTGACATGTTGGGCAAAGACTCAGCTGAGGAAGCTGTGCCAGAGGAAGCAGGACAAGCTGAAGAATCTGAAGCTCAGGAGCCTGTACAAGAAATAGTGGTGGAGGATGAATCTAAGGTTCCTGAAATCCAAGAAAATGCAGAAGTATCTGAACCTGCTGCTGAAGACCAAGTGGAAGAGAAGGCAGATGTGACTGGCAAGGAAGAAGCTGAAGAGGCTGTAGGAGAAGAGGTAGCTGGGGAGACTGTAGCTGAGGAAGCAGGTGTTGTTTCTGATGCACAACCTGACGGGGATGAAGGGGGGTTGGCAGGAGGTGAGGCAGAGCAAGTAGATATTGATTTAAATGATCCAGAATTGCATAGTGCTGCAGTTAAGATTCAGGCCAGTTTTAGGGGCCACAAAGTAAGGGAGGAAGTGAGAGTTTTGAAGAGCTCAGAGTCTTCACATCAGGCAGATAATGAAGTTGCTTTAGAGGAGAAAGCTGAGGTTGGGGAATCTCTAAGTGAATCTGCTGATGCAGAGGCATCAGTTGCTGAGGAAGGTGAAAATTCCAAACCATCTGAAGATTAA
- the LOC138028768 gene encoding DNA repair protein XRCC2-like: MAAESAAQLFVRLGGKQALDGLDTQLFADIPEGIKPGHVLEFSGQEGSGKSEMLVHLIANCILPKSWKDLNLNGRSVDVIFVDTDYHFQLLRLVAVLEHRILNAIKETPKESQAACVTTISNATNCCDNNNAEHHLCYPDKYNDYEDFIQKCLSHLFIVRCNNSIQLLATVLSLENLLVAKPEVGVFIIDSFSAFYWVDRFSGRESLSNQEANQRKIVDVLARFTQQYHVVLIATKQSLFGSSEKTPRREYLCQTWQRLVNFRYEFSRESIRNGEDFVYSVCHTYPPTNKKLRFYIKENGIQFIN, translated from the exons ATGGCGGCCGAATCAGCTGCACAG CTCTTTGTGCGTCTAGGAGGTAAGCAAGCCCTAGATGGCCTGGACACCCAATTGTTTGCTGACATACCAGAAGGCATTAAACCAGGACATGTGTTAGAGTTTAGTGGCCAGGAAGGCAGTGGAAAGTCAGAAATGCTTGTCCACTTAATAGCTAATTGCATTCTCCCAAAGTCTTGGAAAGATCTAAATTTGAATGGTCGGTCTGTTGACGTCATTTTTGTGGACACGGATTACCATTTTCAACTGCTCCGGCTGGTAGCAGTTTTGGAACACAGGATTTTAAATGCAATTAAGGAGACCCCTAAAGAGAGTCAAGCTGCTTGTGTGACGACAATCAGCAATGCCACAAACTGCTGTGACAACAACAATGCAGAACACCATTTATGTTACCCTGACAAGTACAATGATTATGAAGACTTTATACAAAAATGCCTGAGCCATTTGTTTATTGTTCGCTGCAACAACAGCATTCAATTGCTTGCAACAGTCTTGTCACTAGAAAATTTGTTAGTTGCAAAACCGGAAGTAGGGGTCTTCATCATTGACAGTTTTAgtgctttttactgggttgaCAGGTTCAGTGGCAGAGAAAGCCTAAGTAATCAAGAGGCAAACCAGAGGAAGATTGTTGATGTCTTAGCAAGGTTTACACAACAATATCATGTTGTATTGATTGCTACAAAACAGTCACTTTTTGGATCTTCAGAAAAGACACCTCGCCGTGAATATTTATGCCAGACATGGCAAAGATTAGTAAATTTTCGTTATGAGTTTTCTAGGGAAAGTATACGAAATGGAGAAGATTTTGTTTATTCAGTCTGTCATACGTATCcaccaacaaacaaaaaattacgATTTTATATCAAGGAGAATGGAATTCAATTTATCAATTAA